Proteins from one Thermoanaerobacterales bacterium genomic window:
- the yabG gene encoding sporulation peptidase YabG: MPEIAVGDIVGRKSYNKDLYFKVRELYRNDDGRVMAVLCGLLVRLIADAPLDDLEKLPPDVVAAHWRETMVNQGERIKRCFERREQEQIRSLSRQDVATFDVPGQVLHLDGDPDYLELCMTTYKQLGVPHDGYHIPENKQPKEVYGLLEKHRPNILVLTGHDAYTKGKTDFRNMDNYRNSRHFVEAVREARRFEKNLDDLVIFAGACQSYYEAILEAGANFASSPERVLIHAFDPVFIVEKLAYTPVHRSIGLKEVIEATITGYPGIGGLETRGLHRIGAPRSAY, encoded by the coding sequence AGATCGCGGTCGGGGATATCGTGGGCCGTAAATCATATAACAAGGACCTTTACTTTAAGGTCCGTGAACTGTACCGGAACGACGACGGCCGGGTGATGGCCGTTTTATGCGGCCTGTTGGTCCGCCTGATCGCCGACGCACCGCTCGACGACCTCGAAAAGCTGCCGCCGGACGTGGTGGCCGCGCACTGGCGGGAGACCATGGTCAACCAGGGTGAGAGGATCAAGCGCTGCTTTGAAAGGCGGGAGCAGGAACAGATACGCAGCCTTTCGCGGCAGGACGTGGCGACCTTTGACGTTCCGGGGCAGGTCCTTCACCTGGACGGGGACCCTGATTACCTGGAACTATGCATGACCACCTACAAGCAGCTGGGTGTTCCGCACGACGGCTACCACATCCCGGAGAACAAACAGCCCAAGGAAGTGTACGGACTGCTGGAGAAGCACCGTCCCAACATCCTGGTCCTGACCGGCCACGACGCCTACACTAAGGGGAAGACCGATTTCCGCAACATGGATAACTACCGCAACTCCCGCCACTTCGTGGAGGCGGTGCGCGAGGCGCGGCGGTTTGAAAAAAACCTCGACGACCTGGTGATCTTCGCCGGTGCCTGCCAGTCCTACTACGAGGCCATCCTGGAAGCGGGGGCGAACTTCGCCAGTTCGCCGGAGCGGGTGCTGATCCATGCCTTCGACCCGGTGTTCATAGTGGAAAAACTGGCTTACACGCCGGTGCACCGGTCCATCGGCTTAAAGGAAGTCATTGAAGCGACGATCACCGGCTACCCCGGAATCGGGGGTCTTGAGACGCGGGGCCTTCACCGCATAGGGGCGCCGCGCTCGGCTTACTGA